The sequence TGAATAGTCGGTTAACTTCAATGATCAATAGTAAATTTGTTGGATCTTCTGCTATTTTTTCCAAAGATCTCAATATGGCTCTTCCAGCATGAACAGAGAGGGTTTTTCTTTCCGGAACATAATTACCCCGGTTCATATCGTCCAAGATCTGTGCTATTCTAGATATATCAATCATTTCTGCATCGATACAGGTGATAAGTTCCCGATTTAAAGTGTACTCGATAGGAAAGTCCAGAGCTTTCGGAGATGATATCCGTAATTCTTTCATTGCAGTCACGAGAGAAGAGTACCTCCGATATAACTGTCGGTATTCATACTCTATATCTAAAAGAACTCCATCAAGGATATTATACAGAACTTTTCTTTTTCCATCTCGAAAAAGATGCCAGAGAGAATACGAGTGTACATCAAAATGCCTGTCAATCTGAAGAATCATTCCAGGAAGATCACTCTTCCGGTAAGAAATCCAGATATCCTCTTTGATTTCCTCGTACTCCTTTTCATGTGAAAAGGGTCTGATACCACCCATGAAATTATGTCCTCCCATGTGAAGAGCTGCAAACATGAGGTGGGATTCCTTTAAAGTACTCTTTGATCTGAATTGTGCATGTCCGACAGCAAGCTTGATGGTACCTGTCTCTGCTTGTTCAAAAGTATTGCAGTAAATATCATACATGCTCACCTGCGTGGTGTCTGGTATACCCCCAATAAGAGAAGTAATTGCAAATTGAAATGCAACCCGGTTAATGTCAAATATCGAGGTCTGCACATATTTTTCATAGATATCTTTTCCATTACCAAGAGTAGAAAGATTGGAGGTTGCCTTTGATAATTGAGCTAAAAAATCGGGCTCCAGATCCACTCCGGTAATATCTCTGGAAATCTGAATGGCCCGACAAGCATACATAAGAATCTGAATAGTTTCAATACCAGCAAGATCATCAAAGAACCATCCGCAACTCGTCTGCATAAATAAGGAGTTTTTTTGCATCTCTAGTAATTTCAGGCACCTGGTTATCTCTTGTGGATTCGGTGTTCTTTTCGCATGATTAGAGAAGAACGCAATTATTGCATCATATGATCGGTTAATAATCAGTTCGCCATATGCATCTCTGATTGTCCATGGTTCATGAAAAAGACCCTCCATTTCATGCTCATATATTCTGGCAAGTTCGGTTGATAACCATTGTATCGCCCCCCGAAGGGGTTTCCGCCATTTCTGATTCCAAGGTTTAATATTATGCTGAGATGTTGATCCTGATGAGAGTAGATAACAAACTGAGGTATCAGAAATCAGACATGCGTACATAGCACGACAGCCACAATCATCTTCCCAACGCTTCACACCGTGAATACAACTCCAGGACGTATTTTCTGCAATGGCGACTTCATGTGTCGGAGGGTATTTTTCGAGGTATTCTCCATATACTGTTATTTGAGCACTTTTTTTAGATTCAATATCATGAAGTGCATATGCGAGAGCCATGTCAGCAAATCGGTGATGATGCCCATAGGTTTCTCCATCAGTAGCAATTGACAAAAGATAAGGGTCATCAGTATTTTGTGGAAATGAATCAATCATTCGTTTAGCAAATGTTTCGCCATTATCGAGAAGATGGCCAAATGCTGCTTCTGCTCCTATTACTGCATTATAAAAAAATATGGCAATTTTTTTCCCGGAAGGAAGAATACAAAGATATGGCATCCCAATGTGAAGTGTATCTTTCGTTACATATGTCCAGTCTTGATGACCGACTCTTCGAATTCTCTTTGCCTGATGCGGGGCGAGAATAGTGAACCTGATGCCATGTTCCGCAAGCATCTCCAGGGTTTCGATATCAACAGCAGTTTCAGAAAGCCACATTCCTTCGGGTATCCGCCCAAATCTGTAGACAAAATCTTTAATTCCCCAGATTATCTCTGTTCGCTTATCCCGACTGCATGCAAGAGGCATAATGAGATGATTATATATTTGGGCTATAGCCGATCCATGACCGGAAAATTTTATCAGACTATCCTTATCTGCCCGTAATATTTCCGAGTATACTTCCGGATTATGAGTTTCAAGCCAGGAAAGAAGAGTTGGACCAAAATTAAAACTGATATTTGAATAATTATTGACAATATCAATAATCCGCCTGTCAGAACCCAGAATTCGGGATGCTGCATTTGGAGCATAACATTCAGCTGTAACCCGTTCATTCCAGTCATGAAAGGGAAATGCAGACTCTTCTACTTCTATCTCCTCAAGCCAGGGATTTTCCCGTGGAGGCTGGTAAAAATGTCCATGAATGCAGATATATCGGTTTATGGTATTCACCTCTTGATAGTCAATGGATAATATATCCAGTATTTCATAAGTATCGTTTCATGGATTGAAAGTCCCACTCTAAATAGGTATCTCAAGATTAAATCCTGATTGAAAAAACCTAATCCATCCTTGGATTTATGTT comes from Methanospirillum hungatei and encodes:
- a CDS encoding DUF3536 domain-containing protein, with the translated sequence MNTINRYICIHGHFYQPPRENPWLEEIEVEESAFPFHDWNERVTAECYAPNAASRILGSDRRIIDIVNNYSNISFNFGPTLLSWLETHNPEVYSEILRADKDSLIKFSGHGSAIAQIYNHLIMPLACSRDKRTEIIWGIKDFVYRFGRIPEGMWLSETAVDIETLEMLAEHGIRFTILAPHQAKRIRRVGHQDWTYVTKDTLHIGMPYLCILPSGKKIAIFFYNAVIGAEAAFGHLLDNGETFAKRMIDSFPQNTDDPYLLSIATDGETYGHHHRFADMALAYALHDIESKKSAQITVYGEYLEKYPPTHEVAIAENTSWSCIHGVKRWEDDCGCRAMYACLISDTSVCYLLSSGSTSQHNIKPWNQKWRKPLRGAIQWLSTELARIYEHEMEGLFHEPWTIRDAYGELIINRSYDAIIAFFSNHAKRTPNPQEITRCLKLLEMQKNSLFMQTSCGWFFDDLAGIETIQILMYACRAIQISRDITGVDLEPDFLAQLSKATSNLSTLGNGKDIYEKYVQTSIFDINRVAFQFAITSLIGGIPDTTQVSMYDIYCNTFEQAETGTIKLAVGHAQFRSKSTLKESHLMFAALHMGGHNFMGGIRPFSHEKEYEEIKEDIWISYRKSDLPGMILQIDRHFDVHSYSLWHLFRDGKRKVLYNILDGVLLDIEYEYRQLYRRYSSLVTAMKELRISSPKALDFPIEYTLNRELITCIDAEMIDISRIAQILDDMNRGNYVPERKTLSVHAGRAILRSLEKIAEDPTNLLLIIEVNRLFTLLAPLSLTLDLWACQNTYHRIGEKMCPLMKEQMNIGDENAKRWVMEYSTLGEYLGIRCSL